In Lotus japonicus ecotype B-129 chromosome 5, LjGifu_v1.2, one genomic interval encodes:
- the LOC130721429 gene encoding uncharacterized protein LOC130721429, with amino-acid sequence MNNLFNFIDERNKENTKIDTGDDRVESIGRRRIRGIVSSEEKKHHDKGRQLVLALPIPNNSFYHVNKRNKGKAKIGIVDPLDGFTKYETHGQTKKGPKRKEGGHVSIVTTILKTHKRNTYGSQSENTLNSEFLNLNKSNIQLNKDPSNYKDSLLRFVEDQTPVVQKFAAKKLESLKFEKLQDGNTPTSNLLENVSPTQTIHSFSPQAQTQSNTFNPVHMCSLSLPFLNKPLEIPGTTTQQLKKANTLAGSNNVKDADYKGKEILRNFKWNASEPSILSSVFCDDIQEKNQIGYEISNENGIMSTFDLSKSKGKFDSPCENMHGKTGKWKSYTSIPDMLVNGSSRSGLTHINRTDAVSGPQHNRLEPRTKKCLSGPSFFPQIRPEDTISSTNLSNLSLMSWPRLKGSMYGTSDYKPLNQCLTLQEVPEDSTPTINFLESFSTSDPKLGSPIAVNDSFPFCLSQPRPERPISGDPRNNLLELSVEHHQPCSKPETVSVNFSNPYQHGEFQAKIGSKTLNNNSYPNQVNSRASPLNSVSFYKPKSSSSLETLLDVDMNHYGGVVSPIGQREDTSLQLPLDDDKQSNVDLQL; translated from the exons ATGAACAACCTATTCAACTTTATTGacgaaagaaacaaagaaaatacAAAGATCGACACAGGGGACGATAGAGTGGAATCTATTGGAAGGAGAAGGATTAGAGGAATCGTTTCTTCGGAAGAGAAGAAGCATCATGACAAAGGAAGGCAGTTGGTGTTAGCATTGCCTATACCAAATAACTCATTCTACCATGTTAATAAAAGAAACAAAGGCAAGGCAAAGATCGGCATAGTGGATCCCTTGGATGGTTTTACTAAGTATGAAACGCATGGACAAACTAAGAAGGGACCCAAGAGAAAG GAAGGAGGACATGTTTCCATTGTAACTACCATTCTTAAAACACATAAGAGGAACACGTATGGGTCTCAAAGTGAAAATACTTTGAATTCGGAGTTCCTAAACTTGAACAAGTCAAACATTCAA CTGAACAAAGATCCTAGTAATTACAAAGATAGTTTATTGAGGTTTGTGGAAGATCAAACACCAGTAGTTCAAAAGTTTGCCGCCAAAAAACTAGAATCCTTAAAGTTCGAGAAACTCCAGGATGGAAACACTCCAACCTCGAACCTCCTTGAAAATGTTTCACCCACTCAAACAATCCATTCGTTTTCTCCACAAGCACAAACACAATCAAACACCTTCAATCCTGTACATATGTGTTCTCTTTCATTACCCTTTCTCAATAAGCCATTGGAAATTCCTGGTACTACGACCCAACAACTCAAAAAGGCCAACACCCTTGCTGGTAGTAATAACGTCAAGGATGCAGATTACAAGGGAAAGGAGATCTTAAGGAATTTCAAATGGAATGCTTCTGAGCCTAGTATTTTGAGTAGTGTATTTTGTGATGATATccaagaaaaaaatcaaattggATATGAGATCTCTAATGAAAATGGAATCATGAGCACTTTTGATCTATCTAAGTCAAAGGGAAAATTTGACTCCCCATGTGAGAACATGCATGGAAAGACTGGAAAATGGAAATCTTATACTTCTATTCCAGACATGTTAGTTAATGGTAGTTCTAGAAGTGGTCTCACTCATATCAATCGAACAGATGCAGTTTCGGGTCCTCAGCATAACAGATTGGAGCCTAGAACAAAAAAGTGTCTCTCGGGGCCCTCATTCTTCCCACAGATAAGACCTGAAGATACCATTTCAAGCACAAACCTCTCAAATTTATCTCTTATGTCTTGGCCAAGGCTAAAGGGCTCCATGTATGGAACTTCTGACTATAAGCCCTTAAATCAATGTCTTACCCTCCAAGAAGTACCAGAAGATTCTACTCCTACCATTAACTTTTTAGAGTCATTTTCGACATCTGATCCAAAGCTAGGAAGCCCTATTGCTGTCAATGACTCTTTTCCATTTTGTTTATCTCAACCAAGACCAGAAAGACCCATTTCTGGTGATCCAAGAAATAACCTTCTAGAGCTATCTGTCGAACATCATCAGCCATGTTCAAAGCCGGAGACTGTTTCAGTTAATTTTAGCAACCCTTATCAGCATGGAGAGTTCCAAGCTAAAATAGGATCAAAAACTTTAAACAACAACTCATACCCAAATCAG GTAAATAGTCGAGCTAGCCCTCTCAACTCAGTTTCTTTTTATAAACCAaagtcatcatcatctcttGAAACTCTTTTAGACGTTGATATGAATCACTATGGAGGAGTCGTTTCGCCTATAGGCCAACGAGAAGACACTAGTCTGCAGCTTCCTTTGGATGATGATAAACAGTCAAACGTGGATCTTCAACTTTAA